A genome region from Anastrepha ludens isolate Willacy chromosome 3, idAnaLude1.1, whole genome shotgun sequence includes the following:
- the LOC128856691 gene encoding eggshell protein 1-like, with translation MKFYALFGFVLALLAMAFANPNPNPEPLPGGGGGGGGGGGLNLELGGGGGGGGGGGK, from the exons ATGAAGTTCTACGCTCTCTTTGGATTCGTCCTGGCCTTATTGGCTATGGCTTTCG CCAATCCCAACCCCAACCCTGAACCTCTGCCcggtggtggtggcggcggcggcggtggcGGTGGTCTGAACCTCGAACTCGGCGGaggcggtggtggtggcggtggcggCGGCAAGTAA